A window of the Cucurbita pepo subsp. pepo cultivar mu-cu-16 chromosome LG01, ASM280686v2, whole genome shotgun sequence genome harbors these coding sequences:
- the LOC111805394 gene encoding uncharacterized protein LOC111805394 codes for MLLTRFAADAFGVVTICLVALLVLLGLLCIIYSCYFRSRIHSEGCIQLSYFSGPWIIRITFILFVIWWGLGEISRLSFLREEGRLLHDLKWQETVCKCYIISNLGFAEPCIFLTLLFLLRGPLQNMESGILSRKWNRKTAGYIFLYCFPVFVLQIVVILIGPRLNNNSKYGQKLPKYFTSAATIVTSSSSKGARDIALCTSPLLSTILLGSFATILTTYLFWLGRQILKLVINKNLQRRVYTLIFSVSGFLPLRVILLGFSVFRKPERFLFEALTFSAFLVLLCCAGVCICVLVYLPAADSLAVGNLQDLEARRRLSDDHNDGISLVSNQLHLDDREANQPHLDDSSSQMSPPRNSDASSTKRGSISFRTFQKDESSAGMGSATFVELSLFSPSQEASPLGSPPLLGWPMRSA; via the coding sequence ATGCTCCTGACGAGATTTGCTGCCGATGCATTCGGTGTGGTGACGATTTGTTTAGTGGCCCTATTGGTTCTTCTCGGTTTATTGTGCATCATTTACTCTTGCTACTTCCGATCTCGCATTCATAGTGAAGGTTGCATTCAACTCAGTTACTTCAGTGGTCCTTGGATAATTCGAATTACATTCATCTTGTTTGTGATCTGGTGGGGTCTTGGTGAAATTAGTCGGCTAAGTTTCTTGCGGGAGGAGGGACGATTGTTGCACGACTTGAAATGGCAGGAAACTGTCTGCAAATGTTACATTATTTCGAACCTCGGGTTTGCAGAACCTTGCATATTCCTCACTCTCTTGTTTTTGCTTCGAGGGCCCCTTCAGAATATGGAGTCGGGAATTCTCAGCCGCAAATGGAACAGGAAAACAGCTGGGTATATTTTTCTCTACTGCTTCCCTGTGTTTGTTCTTCAGATAGTTGTTATACTTATTGGACCCCGGCTAAACAACAATAGCAAATACGGTCAAAAACTGCCGAAATATTTTACTAGTGCAGCCACCATTGTTACTTCATCTAGTTCGAAAGGTGCTCGGGACATTGCTCTCTGTACTTCCCCTTTACTGAGTACTATCCTCCTTGGCTCTTTTGCCACCATCCTAACCACCTACTTGTTTTGGCTTGGGAGACAGATTTTGAAATTGGTCATCAATAAGAACTTGCAGAGGAGAGTTTACACATTGATATTCTCAGTTTCAGGATTCCTCCCATTAAGGGTtatattactcggtttttctgtttttcggAAACCAGAGCGGTTTTTATTCGAAGCTCTCACTTTCTCAGCCTTTCTTGTACTTTTATGTTGTGCTGGGGTGTGTATATGCGTGCTTGTGTACCTTCCAGCGGCGGATTCATTGGCCGTGGGCAACTTACAGGATTTGGAGGCGAGGAGAAGGTTGAGCGATGATCACAATGATGGTATCTCTCTCGTTTCAAACCAGCTCCATCTTGATGATAGGGAGGCTAACCAGCCCCATCTTGATGATAGTTCCTCCCAAATGAGCCCACCCAGAAACTCCGATGCCTCCTCGACCAAGCGGGGGTCCATCTCTTTTAGAACATTTCAAAAGGATGAATCTTCTGCTGGTATGGGGTCAGCAACTTTTGTGGAGCTTAGCCTTTTCTCTCCCAGCCAAGAGGCATCCCCGTTAGGATCACCTCCGCTGCTCGGTTGGCCCATGCGCTCTGCCTGA
- the LOC111802567 gene encoding elongation factor 1-gamma-like, whose product MALVLYSWNTNKNAYKALIVAEYNGVKVDLAPGFTMGVTNKSPEFLKMNPIGKVPVLETPEGGIFESNAIARYVARLKDCGLFGSSPIEYGHVEQWIDFATLEIDVHIGALAGPRYGYRAYHAAVEEAANAALKRSFAALNSYLASNTYLVGHSVTLADIIVTCNLYWGISFLLTKSFTSEFPHVERYFWTMVNQPNFKKIIGEFKQTETVPPVKTPGEAAAAAKPKAEPKKEEKPKAAAPAEEEDAPKPKAKNPLDLLPPSKMILDEWKRLYSNTKTNFREVAIKGFWDMYDPEGYSLWFCDYKYNDENTVSFVTLNKVSGFLQRMDLARKYAFGKMLVIGSEAPFKVKGLWLFRGQEIPQFVMDECYDMELYEWKKVDISDEAQKERVNQMIEDQEPFEGEALLDAKCFK is encoded by the exons ATGGCTCTG GTTCTGTACTCCTGGAACACTAACAAAAATGCTTACAAAGCTCTTATAGTTGCAGAATACAATGGTGTCAAGGTTGACCTTGCCCCAGGTTTTACCATGGGCGTAACCAATAAGTCTCCTGAGTTTCTCAAAATGAATCCTATTGGGAAG GTTCCTGTGCTTGAAACACCCGAAGGTGGTATCTTTGAGAGCAATGCCATAGCTCGCTATG TTGCTCGCTTGAAGGACTGTGGTTTATTTGGTTCTTCTCCAATTGAATAT GGACATGTTGAACAATGGATTGACTTTGCCAcacttgaaattgatgttcATATTGGTGCTTTAGCAGGGCCTAGATATGGATATCGTGCTTACCATGCTGCT GTTGAAGAAGCTGCAAACGCTGCCCTAAAACGCTCTTTTGCTGCTCTGAACTCTTACCTTGCTTCAAACACATACCTTGTTGGACATTCTGTGACACTGGCTGATATCATTGTAACATGCAATTTGTATTGGGGAATCTCTTTTCTGTTGACTAAAAGCTTTACTTCTGAGTTCCCTCACGTCGAGAGGTACTTCTGGACAATGGTCAATCAACCAAATTTCAAGAAGATTATTGGTGAGTTTAAGCAGACAGAAACTGTTCCACCAGTGAAAACACCGGGAGAGGCTGCAGCAGCTGCCAAGCCAAAGGCTGAGCctaagaaggaagagaagcccaaagcagcAGCACCTGCAGAGGAAGAGGATGCACCAAAGCCCAAGGCCAAAAATCCTCTTGACCTCCTTCCTCCCAGTAAGATGATTTTGGATGAGTGGAAACGTCTCTACTCGAACACAAAAACTAACTTCCGTGAGGTTGCAATCAAAG GATTCTGGGACATGTACGATCCTGAAGGGTACTCCCTTTGGTTCTGTGATTACAAGTACAATGACGAGAACACAGTTTCCTTTGTGACTTTGAACAAAGTCAGCGGATTTCTCCAGAGAATGGATCTTGCTCGTAAATATGCCTTTGGAAAGATGCTTGTGATCGGATCAGAGGCACCCTTCAAGGTGAAGGGGCTATGGCTTTTCCGTGGGCAAGAAATCCCACAATTTGTTATGGACGAGTGCTATGACATGGAGCTGTACGAGTGGAAGAAGGTCGATATCTCCGATGAAGCCCAGAAGGAGAGAGTTAACCAAATGATTGAAGATCAGGAACCATTTGAGGGAGAGGCTCTCTTGGATGCCAAATGCTTCAAGTGA